Within the Solwaraspora sp. WMMA2056 genome, the region CGACCTGGCCGCGCAGCCGCACCCGGATCCGCAGGGCCCACCGCGAGTGCTGGCCGGTGACTTCAACTCGACGCTGGACCACGCGGCGCTACGCCGGTTGATCGCCACCGGCTACGTCGACGCGGCCGCCGCCACCGGCGAGGGGCTGGTCGGCACCTGGCCGTACGACGGGGCGCCGATCCCGCCGGTAACCCTGGACCGGGTGCTGGTGGACCAGCGGATCACGGTGGAGTCGGTGGCGGTGCACGGCGTGCCGGGCAGCGACCACCGGATGGTCGTCGCCGCACTGGTGCTGCCGGCACCCTGACCGGCGGTACGGCGGTACGGCGGTACGGGCGATACGGCCGCACGGCGGTACGGCCGCACGGCGTGGGCGGTACGGGCCGCACAACCCACGCCGTGCGGCCGTACCGCTGAATGCTCTAGACGCCGGCGGACGCGGCGCTGCGGGCCAGTCCGTAGGTCAGCGCGTCGACCAGGGCGTGCCAGCTGGCTTCGACGACGTTCTCGTGCACCCCGACGGTGGTCCAGTCCCGGGCGTTGCCGTCGACCGTCTCCACCAGCACCCGGGTGATCGCCCCGGTGCCCTGGCTGCCTTCGAGGATCCGCACCTTGTAGTCGGCCAGCCGGAAGTCGGCCAGATCCGGGTAGTGGCTGCGCAGCGCCACCCGCAGCGCCTCGTCGAGGGCGTTGACCGGGCCGTTGCCCTCGGCGGTGGCGATCACCCGCTCGCCGCGTACCCGGACCTTGACGGTGGCCTCGGAGACGACCGCGCCGTCCTCACGGTGCTCGACCAGCACCCGGTAGGACTCCAGGGTGAACGGCCGGGCGGTGACCGTGCCGCTGTCGGCGGCGAGTTCGGCGCGGACCAGCAGTTCGAAGGAGGCGTCGGCGGCTTCGAACGACCAGCCGCCGGCCTCCAGTTCCTTGACCCGCTTGGTGACCCGCGACAGGGCGTCCGGATGGCCGGCCAGGTCCACACCGAGCTCACGACTCTTCAGCTCGATGCTGGCCCGGCCGGCCATCTCGGTCACCAGGATCCGCATGTCGTTGCCGACAACCGACGGGTCGACGTGGTTGTACATCAGCGGATCCACTTTGATCGCACTCGCGTGCAGCCCCGCCTTGTGAGCGAAGGCGGCGGCCCCGACGTAGGCCTGGTGGGTGTCGGGGGCGATGTTGGCGATCTCGGCGATGGCGTGCGAGACACGCACCATCTGTCCCAGGCAGCCGTCCGGTAGGACCGGCAGCCCGAGCTTGAGTTGCAGGTTGGCGACGACGGCGAACAGGTCGGCGTTGCCGGGCCGTTCGCCGTAGCCGTTGGCGGTGCCCTGGAAGTGGCGGACCCCGGCTTCGACGGCGGCGATGGTGTTGGCCACCGCGCAGGAGGTGTCGTTCTGGCAGTGGATGCCGAGCCGGTCGGCGCCCAGCCCGGTGCGCGCCACCAGGTCGGCGATGGCGGTGCCGATCTGCGACGGCAGCATGCCGCCGTTGGTGTCGCACATGACGACGACCTCGGCGCCGGCCTCGGCGGCGGTGGCGACCACCGACGCGGTGTACGCCGGGTCGTGGCGGAAGCCGTCGAAGAAGTGTTCGCAGTCGAGGAAGACCCGCCGGCCCTCGGCGACGAAGTGGGCGACCGTGTCGGCGACCATCGCCAGGTTCTCGGCGGCGGTGGTCCGCAGCGCCCGCTCGACGTGGCGGATGTCGGACTTGGCGACCAGGCAGACCGCCGGGGTCTCGGCGTCGAGCAGGGCCCGGACCTGCGGATCGTCGGCGACCCGGACACCGGCCTTGCGGGTGGCACCGAACGCGACCAGGACGGCGTGCCGCAGGTCGAGTTCGGTACGCGCTCTGCGGAAGAACTCGGTGTCCTTCGGCATGGCCCCGGGCCAACCGCCCTCGATGAATCCCACGCCGAAGTCGTCGAGCAGTCGCGCGACCGCGAGTTTGTCGACCACGGAGTAGCTGATGCCTTCGCGCTGCGCACCGTCACGCAGAGTCGTGTCGTAGACCTGGAAAGTCATCCTGGTTCCTTTCACCGGGTGTCCCGCGCCGCCGCGTCCGCGCCGGGTCCGCCCCTGCCCGCTGATCGGCCTGCCTCGTACGGCCAACAAAAAGACCCCCCGCGGATGCGAGAGGTCTGCGCGCTCGGCGGAGGGTTGCCGGCGCGCTAGGTGCCAATAATGAGTACGAGGCGAGTCACGTACGGTACTTTGCCACCGAAGGCGGCCGGGTCGGTAGTCGAATCCACATCGCGGGACAGTTGGCCGGTCGGCCCGATGCCCCCACCCCGGGACCAGTGAGTGAACGGCATCTATCACCTTCAGGTGTGCGGATCGACCGGCGCGGGTATGTCGAGTCGGACAGCGCAGGCACATTCACGTCAGCGAAGGAGTGAGGCC harbors:
- the cimA gene encoding citramalate synthase; this translates as MTFQVYDTTLRDGAQREGISYSVVDKLAVARLLDDFGVGFIEGGWPGAMPKDTEFFRRARTELDLRHAVLVAFGATRKAGVRVADDPQVRALLDAETPAVCLVAKSDIRHVERALRTTAAENLAMVADTVAHFVAEGRRVFLDCEHFFDGFRHDPAYTASVVATAAEAGAEVVVMCDTNGGMLPSQIGTAIADLVARTGLGADRLGIHCQNDTSCAVANTIAAVEAGVRHFQGTANGYGERPGNADLFAVVANLQLKLGLPVLPDGCLGQMVRVSHAIAEIANIAPDTHQAYVGAAAFAHKAGLHASAIKVDPLMYNHVDPSVVGNDMRILVTEMAGRASIELKSRELGVDLAGHPDALSRVTKRVKELEAGGWSFEAADASFELLVRAELAADSGTVTARPFTLESYRVLVEHREDGAVVSEATVKVRVRGERVIATAEGNGPVNALDEALRVALRSHYPDLADFRLADYKVRILEGSQGTGAITRVLVETVDGNARDWTTVGVHENVVEASWHALVDALTYGLARSAASAGV